From the Gossypium hirsutum isolate 1008001.06 chromosome A02, Gossypium_hirsutum_v2.1, whole genome shotgun sequence genome, the window GGCATAGATAGGGATAGCAtgccttagttttttttttaatattttgtactTTGTTGTTTATTTTCCAATGAGAATATGTTTAATTTTGtagtttttacttttttttcctttgcgAAGTTAATCATTTTTATCGCATAACTATATAGGTATTTATGAATAACCTTCGAGAATCACTAGCTACAAtctttaatgaaaattttgaaaagtaacaCAACTGGGGGTGTTAATCCGATAGCTATTTTATactttgtgaaaattttgaaagataaaaAGCTGCAGATGCGAATTTGCGAGTTATTTCatacttaagaaaattttgaaagggaACAAACTGAGAATGTTTATCTAGGAGCTGTTTCATAATTTTGAAAGATAACAAACTGAGATTTTTGCTCTCATTAACTGTCTTAGAGGTTCTGGTTTTTCGTCTGCGAACCTTAATATGACAACTGGGAGTTTTGCTATCGCTAACTATTTTGGAAGTTGTGATTCTTCGCTTGCAAACCTTATTAAGACATTTAGGAGCTTTGCTCTCGTTAATTTTTATGGAGGTTGTGGCTCTTCACCTACGAGCCTTAATACTACAATTGGGAGCTTTGTTGTCGCTAACTATTTTAAAGGTTGTAACTCTTCACTTGTGAACCTTAATATGATAGCTGAGAGCTTTACTCtcgctaatttttttaaaagttatggcTCTTCGCCTATGAACCTTAATATGATAGCTGGGAGCTTTGTTCTCACTAACTGTTTTGGAGGTTGTGACTTTTCGCCTGCAAACCTTAATATAATAGTTGGGAGCTTTGCCCTTACTAACTGTTTTGGAAGTTGTAGTTCTTCACCTACGAACTTTAATATGACAACTGGGAGCTTTACTTTCGCTAATTGTTTTAGAGGTTACTGCTCTTCGCCTGCGAGTCTTAATATGATAGTTGGGAGCTTTGCTCTCGCTAATTGTTTTGAAGGTTGCGGCTCTTTGCCTTTAAACCTTAATAATACACGAACATTGTTagggaaaaattttcatttacatcATAAGGAGTTAAACATAGTATATTTTTAGATGTCGGGCGTTTCAAGTTTGCGATACAACTGTGCCCTCTATTCTTGCTAGCTTATACGCTACATAACCTATTTTTTTCTATCACTTTATATGGCATTTCCCAATTTGGAGCAAGTTTTCCTCATTGGAAAGAGGGTAGACTAGCCTTAATATTTCTTAAGACAAGGTCAACTTGGAACTGTTTGTTTCTAACCTTGGAATTATAGTAGTGAGCTACCTGTTGGGTGGCGTTGCATTTCTAACTTTAGTTGCTTCTCTAAGTTCGTCAATTAGATCAAGGTTAAGTCTGATATCTTCCAAATTAGCTTCCTCATTGAAGTTTTATGTTTTATGCAACCTTAAACCAACTTTTGCAAGGATTACAACTTTTTCATCGTAGACCAGAAAGAAAGTTGTTTCTTCTATCGTGGTGTGAGGTGTAGTTTGCAGGGCCCATAAAATTCCCAGTAGCTCTTCCAACCAAGCTTTATTAGCCTTACCCACTTTTTTCTTGAGGGCTGTTAGGATTTTCTTATTTGTTGCCTCCACTTGCCCATCGATCTGTGGCGTTTTCACTGAACTCTGGGCTAGAGCTATTTGGAGGTCAGCGTAGAACCActtgaattttccctgaaattgcATGTTGTTGTTTGTAATAATTGTGCAAGGTACCCTGAATCTATAGACAACTGATTTCCATGGGAAAAACTCCATCTGTTTTTCTGTAATGGTTGTCAGAGCTTCAATTCCGatccacttggtgaagtaatccaCAACTACTACTATGAATTTCTTTTAGGTTGTGGCTATAGGAAATGGACCAAGGATATCGACCTCTCACGTGGCGAACAGCCAAGGGCTTGAAATGACTTGAAAGGTTTCCGCTGGCAGTTGCTTGACTTTGGAATTTCTCTGGCAGGAATTGTGACAACCCTAGTTTGAccccagtcggaaagtggtttcgggaccacaaaaccgagtcacaaaaataattagatgttatattctgtgcttagtatatgtgaaagtgcatgtgtgaaaatttcatgctttgattttttttttgtatgtgaaatttattaaataggacttatgtgaaaatttttgaaaatgttataggttaatttgtagtggccaaataaattgtAGTGTAAAAtaagtggatttgcatgtcaagtTTCCCACTTTAGTTGTAACGGCTGGCCATGATAATGATGATAagtaaaatatgtattatataataatataataatggtaatggtttaatttatgaaataaaaattaagtaaaataagaatagataatagaaaaacaaaagaaaaacaaaatgtttgtttcatcttcttccttagtagccgaaccttaaagaagaaaaggggatATAGCATTTGGTCACTTTGAGCTTGAATTAAGGTATGAAAtccatgttagtttttgaaatttttgtatatattaaGCTAGTTACAAAATCCCTTACttgcccatgtcaaaattttgaatttggtagCAATATGAGTATTCGGCTATAGAAGATGTTTAAGGGAATGGTTGTTGCCTTTATGATTTAAGGAATAATTAGGAATGGGTGATGTTTGAACTAGTTTAATGTTCTTATAGATAGTTTGAATGATAGAAAAAAATCGGCTTGTGtaattgtgaaaatgccgaatgtgaacatAGATAATAGTTGAGTAATGCTTgtgtttaaaatgatggaatggagtggatgctttaaatgtgttatgaacaattataagttaaattaaggtttgctaaattaccattgtcattgccgaatatgtgtttaattaaagaagaatttgttgttggatgtttcaaatgatttagatagttataaaGTAAGTTTGAGATAAGTATTATGTTTTTGAGAAAGGTTAATATGTTTGGGTTGAATTTGTGGCTAGTTCGGTTATGATATGCATGGATAATAGTATAGGTGTATTAGGTGGTGGTATTTAATCAATGTGTTGTAAGAGAGAATTGATAATTAGGGTTATTTTGTTATACCCGAATTtgatcaataaataaataaaatgttttaatatgattatatcATAGCAAGATTTatgctttgattttatttcaatttgtaaTTTGGCATTTTTTCATGATTTGATAGTTGGATGTGtatgtatattaatttataaaaatttgaaaatgcaaggtaataagttagGAAAATGTTCTATGATAGCTTAAGTTTATTAATAGGaataaatgcaatgttaatatttagttgctagtgtttatatgtgtgttagccgaatttgaacttgaataatgattcgAGCACGATGTagtgtattgagattatgcttaactgaaattatagatatgtgatgaaattgattggtgatatacatgtttaaataatatgaatgcaaagagttgtgaaagagtaaattgtagtaaatctgcttgggacagcagctgtaacgtgattttggaaaatcaccataaattgtgggagtggagttagaagctgaataaattatgtaattaaatcttaatgagtctagtttcaaatgaaatcaacaagaacatattttgacttctgtacaattagaaatttgattcgtagtaaagggtggtcagattagtcaaacagtgaaacaggggaaactttaagaaaaatctggtattgattggccaaaccaaaaattctgaaaattttatggataaaatatatatgagtctatttttaggtaaaatttacggaaattgaattggagtttcgtagctccagttataaataatttagtgactgttgctcaggaagacagcttatagtgaatttgtgattatgtggtaaacattgataaaaatttgttaatgagttgtttattgttttcttataaacttactatgatctatatgtgtgaaattcgaatatatattatatttttgaagtaatgcttgaatagtcaaacaatgactagtttaaaattgttgaatttaagctcaagagcatagaggggcaaattcggataagggaaaagagaaagtagttgaatagccgatccgagactgttcgaaaatattcgaggtaattTTTAagtagttatatatataatattattagaaaatgatatgacagattatgagaattaagtgTTACTTGTCAAATATGTACATGGCCGAATGGCAATTTGTATTGGAAGTAAAAAGTGATATGTTTTCATGATCAAATGATAGTGTTAGATGAGAATGAGTAAGATTTTACGTGTAAACTATTATGTATTTAaatgtgagtgatgaaatgagataaaagtgAATGAAGTATAGGATGATAtatttgaatgatgattgtacctaaattggtgtgattgtgttgtataaaacttgttgatttgaatattgtacagtactattcgggcctttgagcctagcaggctataatgccggtgagatattattcgggcctttgagcctagcaggctataatgccggtgggATATTattcgggcctcgagcctagcaggcgaaatgccggtgaatgaattcgggtttttAAACCTAGTAGGctgaatgccggtgatttgataaaagtctaaaactaagatacctcgtgttagaacgacgaatgaatacattcaatacgttaagttggctaggtacgtattatgtatttatatgtgagtatgatttaaattgaatcataagagtataatttgatacatatgtgaatacatgatatatttatatctatGATTATGATATATTCGGTCAATGTGTGAATGTATGTGAAAATGTTAGATTtatttatgccatatgaattcagattaagtgtaaCTAGAATACTAAGTGtgcattatatgcttgtgtatattcggccaatggtaataaatatataggaaatgaccttttgagaaattggataattgatgtataattgagtttgtatgttgtattgcttaaaacttactaagcttatgaaagcttactccttttgttatatttctctgttttatagattgttgattccagTTACCTGCTTGGGGAGGGGAttgtcagcaactcgtcacactatctgtctttttggtactactatattttggaactagtatggcatgtatagaatagacttaagtgaatgttattttgagatgtttttgtatatatgccatgtgaatatggcaacttttgaatgtcgatatAAGTTGAATTTCTATCTTTGATGATGTTTGGCTATGAGTATAACTGctaattaaattatgtaaatgtgTATGTAGTAatgttgaaattcagaattagTAATTCTTCATAACCcatttcgacgacggatacgggttatagggtGTTACAGGAATCACATGTGCGAACCATCTAGTGTGTGTCTTCTTGGATTGCAGGCCAGTAGTGCCCTTGTTTGAAGATTTTTTGTGCGACCATTTTACTGCCTAGGTGATCACTACAAAATCCTTTGTGGATCTCTTTCATAACATATTCAGCTTCCAGTGGCGATAGTCACTGTAATAGAGAATGTGAAAACCCTTTTCTATATAGTGCACCCTTTAATAAGGTGTATCTATTAAACGTGGGATAAAATAAGTTGTCTTAATTTATCATGTAATGAGttcaaaatattcaaatattCAATTCATATGTGGGGAGTTTAGCAAATATTTGTTTGGCTTGTCGGCAAACCATCCAGCGAACAAGTCTTCTTTGTCATGTTGGGCACCTGAGCCTAATGCTCTTACCTGTCCTGATGATGAGTTAAAGGGGAAATTATCACCTATGTGAGCCATTTTCTTTGAAAAGAAAACTTAATCAAACTCGaaaaaacttgatgatcggaaATACTTTTACGCTCACCACACcaattgttgagtaatatttCTCTTGTGTCTTATTGATATGAATATTCATGTATTTATACATGTTGTTGCAGGTACTATTACAACCCATGATAGGGCCCCACTTTACCCCTAATACTGACATTCTCTGCGAACTCCAGGTCTGTTGGGTACATGTCTACGGAGCACGCGGTCCTTTCTGCGCTTGGGACTGACACTCTAGATGAGCTCTGTACTTATTGGACACGTGTTTGGATTGCCTGCAGAGTACGTGGCCCTTTCACTGAGTTCCTTGAGTGTATGCGAAGTGAGACTACGATCTTCCCTAGGTTCCTACGAGTTGGATTTGTAACTTCGCCTTGCGAGCTGGATCCGCGAGTTGGTCCTATGACCTTGCCATATGAGCTCGTGCAAGGTCCCCACGAGTTGGATCTGTAGCCTTACCTTGCGAGTTGGTTCGCCTTGTTGTCTTCTCGTGGTTGAGTCATGGGTTGGAGGCTCGAATCCTTCTAAGACTTGGGTCTCAGATTATTAAcgtataataattttaaattgtagTTTTCTTTAAGAACAAAAGATTGTTTCAAATTGATTAGTTTAGAATaaatatttggaaaaaaaatgttctaaaaaaattgagaattaaaaaaaatcagttaaaAACCAGAAAATTggatttttttaacacaatattttAGATTCTTTTTTTCATTGTGATTTggatatttttgtaaatatatttcTTCCTGATTTTTgtaagttttaatattttcttaaatttttttaaagaaaattaaactaaGCGAGTAAAGTTTTAAGTGTGGAAATGAATCCCTTTCTACAAATCAAAGTCTTCTCTTTAGTTGGTCAATGTGAAGCAGGATAATAATGTGGAAGtggaaatttttttatcttaaaatcaAATGGATTTTATCAATTATAATTGGTTAAAATGCTAAATAGCcccttaattttttattattttatttaggtaAGTCTATACGCTTTTATTACAACTGAATAAACTCCAAAACTTTAACTTGTATCCAAATAAGCTCTAAATTCGatctaatacatttttttaatcaaaattttaatttatacctcAATAAAGTCTTaacataaatcaaaattttatttgaataaactaaattaagtaaaaaaaaaatcaaaggataAGGGCACATTTGGGTACAATACGGGCTTATTTAACAAAAGTTAACTAGTTTTAAGGGTTTCTTTTAGAAGTATAGCCACTAGAATttcactttcatttgattttgatTGAATACCTCATTGATAAAAAAacctttttatataatttaaggTTACTTATGCACCCAAAATATATACTGTCAATACATAGATGATAGATGGTTGACTGTGATTATTTGCTGAGAGTTCTACCCATCTATATACAATTATCACGGATGATTTGCATAACAAGTAACAACAAAAGGAACTGATTAACAgggaaataatttttttcttttttctttatcgGGGTCAATTATTTTAGGAGATGTTTTAAAGTGTCATTCGTCATGTAATTGACTAATCCCTCAACAATCAAAAGTACCACTTGGGCTACGTTGTGCAGTGCTATTGTTGTAGGTAAGTGGATTATAAGCTTTAGGGTAGTGGTTTAAGTCGGCTTGCGCTCAAGTTACTTAATAATTATTCTCATGCTCTATACTAACTCCTCTTCCTTAAGCTTTATAGGTCCACCAATCGAGGCACTCCTAACTTTGTGAACTAGGCCCACCAAGCACGTGCTCTCGACACGTTAGCTCTTGGCACAATATGAGAGATAAAACCTCCACTAGGGGATGATACCTTCCGTTGTTGGAGGCAGGGGCGAAGTCAGAACAATCTTTTAGGGGGggcaattaaaattttaattttctatagtctatatctttataacgATTTGAGAAAGGATATAATGAAATTCTTTGATTGGTTTTTCCCAAAGAGAGAAATGGTCCGTTTTATTTGACCCATGGCTCCAACAAAACCAAACCATTACACAATTAACAATACCAATTaaagtaatatttttttctatttaatttaaatattcaaattaactagaaaattgaatttaataatttaaatagtatcataatttatttaattaaattaaatattaaataaatggatttaatagaaattaaatagaataagaatagaattaaatagaaTTCTCTAATTTCTAATTCGAATTTTGAatcttaaaactaaaataataataaataaacagagatttgaaagaattaaatcgaatttttataattttaggggggccaaagtacaattttatctttactaatttaaaatttttaaaaaatttaaggactcaaatagtaattttatattttaaggggGTCGGGGCCCATGCCAGTCCCCCTCTAGATTCGCCACTGGTTGGAGGACCAATTAACTGTCCAATTAACGATACTTCAAAGACTTCTTTCAGAAAAGTTAACCTCTTTGcaataattaacaaaatcaagCTAATTTAAAATGTCGTGTTGTTATTGTAACCACTAGGATGAAGTTAGCTCCAACATggttttaagtatatatattttttcaatttaaaaattttaaaaaaaattccggTAAAAATAGGTATTAACATAACCAGCATAATACAAATAAAAGGTAATGCTAGGGTGTTGAAGTAGTATGAATTTAACAGTGAAGCAAAAGCACGGAGTAGTCAACAACAATAAGATAAGGTGCAGCACATGAAACGTGAGTACTTgatttttgcttttttatttttttatgtcgGATTAAAATTTAGGTAAAGGGAGACTACTCTAGTTCAGAGTTAGGGTACATCATCAGTCTCGTCGAGATAAATTAAATTTAGGACCATTAATGAAATTCAAAGCTGAATTCACCCATATTTTCCAAATGAGTGACTTCACTAACTTTTATTACCTCTAACATTGAACATATTATCTATCAATTTCATTGCTCCAATAAGTGAGTGACCCACACAACAAAACAAGTCAACAATCGTCCAGAATCATGTTTAAACACTTGTGaagaaaaaagaggaaaagaatCTCTTCTATCGACAAACACTATCATAACCAACTCAATGGTATAGAAATAAAGAGGAGAGGTCAATTATAAGGTCATCGAATCAAGCCAATGCTCGTTAACAAGCTGTTAAAAGTTTTTCagcttttttatatatatatatacatatttttataatgcTACTAATGCTACCCTCCCTTCATATCAACCATTTTTTATTCCATGTTCTTTTTCCTCCTATTGCGTGAGAAATCATTTCTGCTTTGTTTGACCACTGAATGTAACCAAGTAGATTCTGAAACAAATATTATACATGTTTTTCACTGTTGGCTTGGCTGCaatcatttattttatgaatgCTAGGGAAGAGACTGAGTGCCTTTTCTTATCCCCTTAATTTGAGGATCTTTGCGTATTAAATTAACTTCTAGCTATTATATATACTGGTGTCTGGTTCATTGAGAATGATTTTATGTATGTTTTAAAAGAACCAGACAAAGAACCACTTGACAACTTGTTTCAATCCCTGATCTATTCTGTCTACCAAAAAGCTTGAAGAAATTAGACCTACACGGAAGACCAACCAAGTCAAGgtgagttatatgtatatatgtgtgtgtgtgtgtgtgtgtgtgtgtgtgtggataTAGATATAAGCTATTTTTCTTGTTTAATGATTTCAGAATATACCCATTTCAGTAACAAAGAGCATGGAAGAGGTGAAGGATACGAAAGAGAAAGAGAGGGAAGACATGGAAGAGGTGCATGAAGAAACCGAGGGTTCAAGGACAATACAACCATGGACTCAGCAAATCACTGTGAGGGGAGTGATTGTAAGCATCTTGATTGGGACGGTTTACAGTGTGATAGCCATGAAACTGAACCTCACAACAGGTTGGGTCCCTAACCTGAATGTCTCAGCTGCTCTTATCGCCTTCCTTTTTATCCGGACATGGACAAAAGTTGTTGAGAAGGCAGGATATACGGCCAAACCTTTTACAAGACAAGAGAACACCATGATTCAGACATGTGCAGTTGCATGTTACAGCATAGCTATTGGAGGTTAGAGGTTTATTTTTCAGGCTCATTTCAATTCTCCCcttaacataacataacatatattGATGATTGATGATGTGGAGTGCAGGTGGGTTTGCATCTTATCTGTTGGGATTAAACAGGAAGACATATGAATTGTCCGGAGTAGGCACTGAAGGGAACTCTGCAAAGGCTATAAAGGAACCAGGACTTGGGTGGATGACCGGCTTCCTTTTTGTAGTTTGCTTTGTTGGTCTTTTCGTATTAATTCCTTTAAGAAAGGTAACCTTCGCTTGCTTACTAAAATAATCCACttaaaatattatcttatatTACAATTTTAAGGTCTTATTACCTACATAAAAGGTCCATTATTCAAAGAatatctaatttaataaaaaaatatatattctacaAAATTATTGTTTGAAATTTTGATGTATGTACTccaaagaaaaataacaaaacatgctTTCTCTAATCAAAGAATCAGAGCAGGAACGGAACATCCTTTTTGAGGCTTTCTGATTTctttttagaaataaataataaaaaagaagataaaattaaaaaaaagtgctTCTTCTTTACAGGTCATGATAGTGGACCTCAAGTTGACTTATCCAAGTGGCTTGGCTACTGCAGTTCTCATCAATGGCTTCCATAGCCAAGGCAATAAGTCAGCCAAGTAAGCAATATATATTATAAGGATCAAaccagaagaagaagaagttatgAGATAATAATGATATGATTAAAACATAATTGCAGGAAACAGGTGCGTGGGTTCCTGAGGTACTTCTCAGCTAGTTTCCTATGGGGATTTTTTCAATGGTTTTTCTCTGGGAAAGAAGAATGTGGTTTCAAGCAGTTCCCTACTTTCGGACTTAAAGCCTGGAAGCAAACGTACGTCCGCGGGTCCAACATGTTATCAAGtgtccttttttattattattttactgcATCATAGAGATACATGTCATCATCCATCAGTGGACAAGATAATAATCCTAATCATTTCCTGGGCCgttgttgaatatatatatatatattgcagaTTCTTCTTTGATTTTAGCTTGACCTATGTCGGGGCAGGAATGATCTGTTCTCACCTGGTTAACTTGTCTCTGCTATTTGGAGCTGTGATTTCATATGGAATAATGTGGCCACTTATTAATCGCCTTAAAGGACAATGGTTTTCTGAGGATTTACAAGAAAGCAGCATGAGGAGTCTATATGGATACAAGGTCTCTTATTTTGTCTATTCGCCCACTCCCTTAATGGTTCCAATGTTCTTTGGAAATGTTTATAACCTAAAATATAATGGTTGTTAGGTTTTTGTATCTGTTGCTCTCATTCTTGGTGATGGCCTTTACAATTTCCTCAAGATACTGTCTTTCACGCTTATAAACATCCATGGTAGATTGAAGGACAAGGGCCGAAATAGAGGTAATAGAGCAGCATTCTCATATTCGGTTTTCAGGGCCAAAATGTAATGAAATTTTTGGCAATGACTAACCAACCTATGCTGTCCTTGTAGATGAGGAGGATGATCGGAAGAAGACAGCTGAGGATCGAAAACAAAACGAACTTTTCATCAGAGAAACCATCCCCATGTGGATTGGGGTCGTTGGATATGTGGTATTGTCTATCGTGTCTGTTGTTGTGATCCCCATCATGTTCCCTCAACTCAAATGGTACTATGTGATTATAGCTTACATTCTTGCCCCATCTCTGGCTTTCTGCAATGCTTATGGGGCGGGTCTTACCGACATGAATATGGCCTATAACTATGGGAAAGTAGCCCTTTTCGTGTTGGCAGCATTGACAGGCAAGGAAAACGGTGTTGTAGCAGGGCTTGCCGGATGTGGACTCATCAAATCTGTTGTTTCTGTTGCTTGCATTTTAATGCAAGATTTCAAGACAGCGCATTATACGCTCGCATCACCAAGAGCGATGTTCTTGAGCCAAGCAATTGGGACGGCTATTGGCTGCGTTGTAACGCCTCTCAGCTTCTTCCTTTTCTACAAAGCATTCGATGTTGGAAACCCATATGGAGAATTCAAAGCACCATATGCCTTGATATATAGAAACATGGCTATTCTAGGTGTGCAAGGATTTTCGGCTTTGCCTCGGCATTGCTTGCAACTCTGTTATGGCTTCTTTGCTTTTGCAGTGTTGGTGAATTTTGTGAGAGATGTCTCACCGCATAAAATAGGGAAATGGATGCCGCTTCCGATGGCAATGGCAATGCCATTTTTAGTTGGGGGATATTTTGCGATTGATATGTGCTTGGGAACTTTGGTCGTGTTTGCTTGGCAGAAGCTAAATGCAAAGAAGGCTGAGTTGATGGTTCCAGCCGTTGCTTCCGGGCTAATATGTGGGGAAGGGCTATGGATTCTCCCGGCTTCAATTCTTGCCTTGGCCAAAATTAATCCTCCCATTTGCATGAAATTCCTGCCTTCTTAGAAAAAAAGGTTCAAGCATGAAGAACAATAAAAAGTTTGAAGGGAAGTCCGAAGCAAGCTGCTCGTTCCAGCAATTCTCAGAGTAGTAGATTACTAGATATATATACTCATCTTTTGGCAAAATAAACCAATCTTAGTTAAGACAGGGTAGATAAGCACACCCCAGATGTTGCCTTCAAGTTTCCATTGCTTTGGCTCCTTTATTAAAGggtaaaaaagttatttttttttgtttatatatatgacattAGCTGCGGTAGATACCAAATGAATAATTTGATTACTATTCCGAAAATTTTGACAATATAAGAGTCGAATTAGATCCAACCAAATTTGAAAACAAATGCaaatgagaaaaaagaaagaatgcaAGCTCAACATATAAGAAATGATTAGGTGGCGATGATACCCGCTAGAACATCAGTTTTCCTTCGTGCATAAATTGTGTAAACTAAGCGGAGAGCGTCAAGCCACCCGTCTAGGGATTCCCACGAATCAGCAACCTGAAGCGAAGAGAAAACAATACTCACTAAAGCTAGATTGCCATACATATATTGCTCACATTTCATCCAAATGACAaacatgggcataaaataattttcaagtttttgATCTGCATGGAAGTTATCGTTCCTTCATTATGATTTAAGAAAAAAGCTATTAGAACAAAAATGTAAAGCATAATGCTTACCAAGAAAACTTGACCGGATGTGGTATTAATGCAGAGGCCAGCACCTGGAGGTAAAGTTAGATCAGCAGAGGCTGATACAGAAATGATGTCTGGAATATAAACTCTGATAGCCTTTTTGTCCGTATTTCCTGCATCCACGATTCTTCCAGAGAGGCTTCGGGAAACTTGTTTCTGCTCAACTTTGATGACCTGGTCAATCGGAAATAGAGGACATGGAGAAAGGTATTAATTCTTCGTGTAGCAATTTATGTTACTTTTGCCTTTTGTAGATAACAGCCTGGAATTTAAATTGAAAACAGCTTACAAAAAACATATATATGATGTATTTTGTCATACTCTATCATTCCTTCCTCTCAAAAGAGACGTGCAATAACATAACTTCATGCACTAAATATAAACAAACATTTGAAGAAATGAACCCTCAATCccagaaaaaaatgaaaaagaaactttatatttatttaccgTGGACAAGAAGAAAACCAATCAGCTTTTTACCTGTTGAAGTGCTTCTTGATTCAGAAAGAACTCTGTTCTCTTCCAATCACTATGAGGTGGAAATGTGTTTCCTACTGGTGGTGCAGTCAGATACCCAT encodes:
- the LOC121213573 gene encoding metal-nicotianamine transporter YSL1, which produces MEEVKDTKEKEREDMEEVHEETEGSRTIQPWTQQITVRGVIVSILIGTVYSVIAMKLNLTTGWVPNLNVSAALIAFLFIRTWTKVVEKAGYTAKPFTRQENTMIQTCAVACYSIAIGGGFASYLLGLNRKTYELSGVGTEGNSAKAIKEPGLGWMTGFLFVVCFVGLFVLIPLRKVMIVDLKLTYPSGLATAVLINGFHSQGNKSAKKQVRGFLRYFSASFLWGFFQWFFSGKEECGFKQFPTFGLKAWKQTFFFDFSLTYVGAGMICSHLVNLSLLFGAVISYGIMWPLINRLKGQWFSEDLQESSMRSLYGYKVFVSVALILGDGLYNFLKILSFTLINIHGRLKDKGRNRDEEDDRKKTAEDRKQNELFIRETIPMWIGVVGYVVLSIVSVVVIPIMFPQLKWYYVIIAYILAPSLAFCNAYGAGLTDMNMAYNYGKVALFVLAALTGKENGVVAGLAGCGLIKSVVSVACILMQDFKTAHYTLASPRAMFLSQAIGTAIGCVVTPLSFFLFYKAFDVGNPYGEFKAPYALIYRNMAILGVQGFSALPRHCLQLCYGFFAFAVLVNFVRDVSPHKIGKWMPLPMAMAMPFLVGGYFAIDMCLGTLVVFAWQKLNAKKAELMVPAVASGLICGEGLWILPASILALAKINPPICMKFLPS